The Bdellovibrio sp. NC01 genome includes the window GCGATTCGTGCAGGTACTGTCGTTTACGATCCAAATGGTCACGCGGCTTTGATTTACAAAGTCACTGATGAAGGCCGTTTGTTCTATGTTGATGCTCATCCTGACAATTCATTGACGACAGGTATGTTCACGCCGAAGTTTTCACGTAGCAATCCAAATCAAGGTGCAGGTTTTAAAAACTTCAGACCTTTGATGTTGATCGATTCAAAACCGGATTCTTCTGGCATCTATGCTGGTGGTAAAATTGTAGGCGTGCCGAATTACTCTTTGCCATTGTTTGGTACAGAGCAATTCTACGGCACGAATCCAGATCCAGGCGGTCAATGGAACCAAGGTAAGTTCGTTGTTAACGGCAACACTGTGAACTTCTATGACTATGTTCGTTTGAAATTAACAATCGGTGCGCAACATCTTGATCCGATTGCTGACATGAAAAACTTGGTTTCAGACATTTGCTCAAGCTTGAAAGACCGTGTGGCTGCGGTTGATGCAGCTCGTACTTCAGGTGTGCAATTGAAACCGCATCCAGATCGTTTGCCAGGTAATATCTATGGTACGGATGGCGAGTGGGAATCTTTTGCGACTCCGTCACGTGATGCGCGTTTGAAGGTGGCTTTTGCGGATCTTTTGAATTCAGCAAGAACTGCGATTGATAAATATCGTGCTCACGATCCATCGATTAAATACAACGGTGGCAATTTGGCGAATGATTTGTTCCAAGCTTATGCGCAAGGTGCAACTTCTTGCCAATTCTCTTACACGACTTCAAACGGTAAGAGCGTGATGATGAATCTTGAAGCCGCAAGACAACGTCTGTTTGCAATGAGCTTCGACCCTTACCACTGCGTAGAATCACGCTGGGGTGCTCGCCTTCCACAAGAATTGGAAGCGTGTGCTGACGATGCAAATAAAAAACAATGGTACGCGCAAGAACAATGGTTGCGTAACCAAACAGATCGTCGTTATGACGTGCGTATGGATTACTCGCTTCAAGAACTTGTGGGACCAATGCCAGGTGTCGGCGTTGCGAATCCTCCGGATGTCGACATCGTAGGTTATTTAAAATCGCAAATGTAATTTGCTAATCTAAATTTATCCCGGTATGAAAGCCCCGCATAGTTTGTCGGGGCTTTTTTATTTCTGGGGGCATTCTTGAAATTCCGCTTTGTATTTCTGTCTTTAATGACGTCAGCAACTGCGACCATCTCAGCAGCGTCACCGCCCCCCGCTTTGCAATGCTTGTGGGCTTCCTATCACAACTTTAAAATTTCTGCCGATCACCGTGAATTGATCTTTGCCGATAACGGTGTTTTGCCTTTTTCAAATATCACCTCTGAAGAGTTCTTTAAAAACTTTGCGGTGCTTGCTGAAACTCCGACGGCCGCCGACCAAATGTTTTTTGTTCCTTACAAGTCTGGCTTTGCCACGGATGCACATGGAAACAAAATCTTGCCGCCGCCAACTGAACGTGAAGAAGCTGGGCGCATTCGTTTTGAACCGTTCTTTTTAAAATCTTACGGCGATCGTCCTGCCGTCGTTGAAAAAGATCTGGTATCAGTCGTTTGGGTTGATGGCAAAAAAGTTTCTTTCAATAGACGATATGGCGCCGCCACTGCTTTACAAAAAGTGTCAGAGCAATTGAGTGCTTTATTGAAAACCCATCCAGAATATAAAAAATTTGTCGTGTCGCCACTCGGCGGCACTTACAACTGGCGCGTGGTTGCTGGGACAAAAAATCTGAGTGTGCATTCATTTGGTGTGGCAATCGACATCAATCTTGATCACTCCAACTATTGGAAGTGGGAAATGAAGGACGGTCGCATCACTTACAATAATGCCATCCCCTTCGAAGTCGTTGAGGTTTTCGAAAGAAACGGATTTATTTGGGGTGGCAAGTGGCACCACTACGATACCATGCACTTCGAGTATCGCCCGGAACTTTTGATAAGTTCGGATGCTTGCGCCACTGAATTTTTAAAATATCGCGATTAATTTTTATAGAGTTCTTATTTAAAAGACTAAAGGATTTTGCAATGAAAACGTTAAGTTTATTTTTGGCATCTCTTTTCGCTTCGTCGGCGTTTGCTGGCGGATTTAACGGTTCCATCTCTTACACGGATAAAGAACGCGCCCAGCATGCCGCTGGTATTCAAACAGTGATGAGTGCGGCTTCTGAATGTTTGCAAGCAGATCTTGAACATCACAGAAAATTCTATGCACAATTTGGCGTGTCGCCTTATTATGGTTCCGCTTCAGCGTTTTCTAAATTGTCTCCAGCGGCTCGTCGTGAAGAATTGCGCAAATTAGGAGTGAATCCTGCTTTGGCTGACGAAATGCAACCAACAAGCTGTATTGGTCTTGCGATGAAATGCTTGGAAAAAGGTTTCACGGCAGCAGGTCAAACAAATTTGTGGCCTCGCCTTCGTAACTTTGCTGATGCAAACGATATGGATGGCACAGCCTTGCAAGCGGGCTTACGCGAATTAGGATGGAAAGTTTTGTATTGGAATCCTGACGTCACTAAAAACAAAGACTGGGATGCAAAAGAAAAAGCGAACGATTACTTCAATAAAAAACGCTTCTGGGGTTACCACGAATATCGTTGGTCCACAGTGCAAAACTCACGCACGTATATGTACAACAAAGTGGACGATATCACGACATTGGTTAACTTTGGCATGAATCCACCAGCGAAGTTTAAAGACATTCCATTCTTTATCGGTACGGCCCATACGGGTTACCACGTTTTCCCTGGCGCATTCGGCAAAGTGATTGAAGGTCACAGCACGCGCGCGATCACCGATTCGCAAACGGTTGAATCGTCGGACTTCAATCCTCTAGCAAATGGCGGCGGCCCACGTGGCGCTTACAAATCGGGCTTGATGGCGATTCCGCCGGGCTATCTACAATAACAAACCAAATTAAAAAGGCTCCTAAAAGGAGCCTTTTTTATTTCAGATTTTCAAATGCATCCATAGTTCGCGCCGAATAAACAAGAGCCGCTCCGGCGTTCACTGCGACCGCTACTCCCAATGCTTCCATGATTTCCGCTTGGGTAGCGCCGTGTTTTTTCGCAGCATCCGTATGAACAACGATACAGCCATCACATTGGCGCGTCACTGCAACTGCCAAAGCGATAAGTTCACGCGTTTTAGCATCAAGCTTTGGATCGGCTGGCTTAGCGCCAGAGATCGCAGCATAGCCCTTTATGACGTCAGGGTTCAATTTCGCAATTCCACTCATGCGAGTTTTAATTTCAGAGATGTATTCATTCCAGTTAAGCATATAAGCTCCTTCGTTGATGACACTAGAATATCAACGAAGATGGTTCTTCTCCATGGACTGGATTGACAATCAGGTGGACAAATCTGCCACGATGGAAATGCCATTTTTCTGACGGAATACCTGAGGCGATACCCCAACCGCCTTCTTGAAGAAACGACTGAAATAATGTTCGTCTTCGAAATTCAGTGAAAAAGCGATTTCTTTCACACTCTCGTATGTCAAATGCAGTTTCTTTTTTGCTTCTAACACCACACGCTCTTGAATCAATTGCGAGGGGCTTTTTGCGAAATATCGCGCACTCTTCTTAGTCAAAGCATTCGCAGTCATATTAAGAAGGTCGGCATATTCGGCAGGACTGCGTTTGGTAAGAAAATGTTCATCAATCAAAGATTTGAATTTTTCCATTTGCTCATCACGACGAGTCAGCAAAGGTCCCTGCTTTAAATCTTTACGCTTAATCCGACTTGTCAGAGCTAAAAACAGCTGCAGATACGAGGTCAGAATTGAATGATCCTGCGTCTTTAGCTTGAGCTCAATTGCGATCTGATTAAAAAGATCTTTCACTCTCGGTAAGTCGGCTTTATTTAGTGCCAACACCGGCGATAGATAAACGTTATTAAAAAGCAAACCATTGCATGCAACTTCAGGCTTGTGAAACTCGATGCAATAGAAATCTCCATGAAACTCAAGTACCTGTGCTTTTGCAGCAGTCCCGTGCATAGCTATTTGCAAAGATTGAAATGGCGTTACAAAGATCAAACACGGCGACTTGAACGAGTAAATGCCGCCATCGATTTGACAGGTTCCTTGTCCCGAAGAAATAAAAAAGGCTGAGTACAACTCAACCCTTTGATCTTTCGTAAAATTTTTAAGTGCTATGTTTCGCAGTTGCATCACATAACGATAGCAGATTTATCACACTCTGCCACCATGACGCAAATCTCAACCAAAAGTAAGTCCGTACCTAAAGAGTCGGAAGAGACCACCCCGAGTAACGTTGCACTTCTTCGGAAATATCGGCGCCTAGCTCGACGTGACGGTATGAATTTGGTGAGTCCCAGATTTTCTTAACAAGCTTGTTCATCACATCGTGACCGGCTTTATAAAGAACAACGTGACCCATCAGCGGCATTTCCAACGTGACAAGATCACCTAAAGCGTCCAAGGCTTTATGACGAACGAATTCGTCAGCCCAACGCAAACCTTCAGGGTTCACAACGGCTTCGTTATCAAGCACCACACAGTTATCAAGGCTTCCGCCTTTTGCTAATCCACGCGCCTGCAATGCTTCAACGTCTTTCAAGAAACCAAATGTTCTGGCACTTGCGATATCACGACCAAATGATTGTTCATTCACATCCAAATCAACCGTTTGCTTACCGATTTTTGGATGAGGGAAATCAATCGTCACTGTCACACGCAAGCCATGATAAGGCACCACGTATGCATGCTTATCACCTTCGCTGAAATAAATCGGCTCTGTGATATAGCAATATTTGCGGGGTTGATCTTGCTCAACGATGCCCACATCCAGAAGGGCTTTCAAGAAAGCTCCGGCACTGCCATCGCAGATTGGAATTTCAGGGCCATCAAGTTCGATAAAGATGTTATCGATACGTAAAGCCGACAATGCAGATACACAGTGTTCGATCGTTGCGACAGAGAATTTTTCGCCACCGATCGTTGTCTGATGAGAGGTTGCATTGACATTACGTGCGCTGACTTTCAACGACGGAGAACCCGGCAAATCACTACGAATGAAGTACACACCTGTATCAGGTGGCGCTGGTCTGAAAGTCAAAGTACAAGGATCGCCAGAGTGAATACCGATCCCGTTAACTACTGTTCTTTTACGAATGGTCTTTTGTAAAAACATACTAGTTAGACATTACTCTAACTACTGGGGCTTCGCAATGCGCAACTGCCCGACAACGTCGCCTTTCCAGTTTGTGACTTTAGGCTGACTGAATTGTGATAAGGCCTTTGCTTCATCGATTGTCATGCCACCTAATTGCACAAGAAGTTGCACCGTTGCCAATTGAGTCGCTCTGCCTGCACCGTCAGAGCATTTTAAAGCGAACGCGACCTTTTTCGCTGGAATAAATCCTGCCATTACACCTTCGGCTCCGCCTTTAACAATCGCGCGACCTTGTGTCTTTTCAATCACAGCTGTGGCGAATTCACCACTGCCTGAAATGAAGAACGGATTTGTTGTCACCGCTTTGATAATGCGATCTACCGCGGTTTTGCGCGCACCTGTTAATTTGGAATCGATAAAAGTTGCCATACCGTGTGCGATGTTTTGCAAAGGCATTGCATACGTCGGAATACCACAGCCATCAATTCCATGAATGGCTTTTGCGTGATCAAACTTTGTTGCCTCCGATAGAACTTTGCGCAGACGTTTTTGCGCTGGATGTTCTGGATTTTCATAACCGTGAGGATCTTCATGCAAGTGCATGCACGTCGTGATGATACCTGAATGTTTACCAGCACAGTTGTTACAGAACACAGTGGGCTTTAGATTGCGGCGAATAAAATCGTGAGCCGACGCTTCGTTGTATGGCAGATGAGGCGCACACACGTACATGCTTTCTGGAATTTTTACTTTCTCTGCCCACTCATGCAAAACTGCGAGATGTTCTTTTTCACCACGATGGGATGCGCACGCCAATGCGATCATGCGATCGTCTAATTGAAAGTGCTCAGCCGCGCCACTTTCTACAAGAGGAATGGCTTGTAACATTTTAATCGCGCTTCGCGGGAAGGTTACGAACTGAGTATTACCCCAGCTGTGTAAAGGATGTCCTGCTTCATTAACTACGCTTGCGACAACGTTGTGTGAACTTTCAACGATGGCTCCACGAGTGACTTCGATGACGATTGGCTGTTTTGATAACATCGCTTCCTTCTCCGGCGGCAGATACCACCGGGAAGACGGCAGATCTACTTATCCAAGTCGATAGATTCCATAAGTGTATTCTTGGCGAATTCAGTGATCACACGACCGCGTGGAGTCTTCTGAATGAAGCCTTCTTGAATCAAGAAGGGCTCATACACTTCCTCGAGCGTGTCACGTTCCTCACTAAGGGCCGCAGCTATTGTATCAATTCCTACGGGGCCACCACTATATTTTTCTGAGATTAGACTCAAAATACGACGGTCCATAAGGTCCAGACCATAATGATCCACACCCAACTGATTAAGAGCATAAATCGCGATTTCCTGAGTGATGCGACCATTTCCTTTAACTTGTGCATAGTCACGCACACGTTTTAACAAACGATTCGCAATACGAGGAGTTCCACGCGAACGGCGAGCCACTTCCGCAGCGCCCTGCTCGTCCATTTCCACTTTGAGAATTTCTGCGGATCTCATCAAGATTTTTTGCAACGCTGCTTTGTCATAAAACTGCAGACGTTCAACGATACCGAAACGATCGCGGAATGGAGGATTCAATAAACCCGCACGCGTCGTCGCGCCAACTAACGTAAATGGTGCCAATTGGAATTTCATTGAACGCGCGCCCAGGCCGTCACCTGTCACGATGTCGATGTAATAATCTTCCATCGCCGTGTACAAGTACTCTTCAACGTGACGACTGAGACGATGAATCTCGTCAATGAATAGGACCGAGTTTGGTTTTAATGAAGTTAAGATCGCAGCCAAATCGCCTTTTTTATCGATCGCCGGTGCTGACGTCATTTTGATATCAGAACCCAAATCGTTCGCGATGATCTGCGCAAGTGTCGTTTTACCCAAGCCCGGAGGACCGCTTAACAACACGTGATCCAAAGGTTCTTGACGGAGTTTTGCTGCCGCCACGAAAACTTTGATTTTATCTTTAACAATGTCCTGACCCGCAAATGCCGAAAAATCATGGGGACGTAATTCATTCTCCCACGCCTTCTCGCCACCGCCAGAGCTTACGTTATCCGTCATATCACTGTCCATGAGACTGCCTTCTAGAATGCGACTCATGACAAGCTACCCGACAATGTTTGGAAGCCTTTACGAACGCCATCTTCCAACGAAATATCTGTTGGCAAGCCTGATACGAATTGATCGACCAATTGCGATTTGTAACCAAGATTTAACAACGCAGATGTAATTTGTGTCAGAGTTTCTGACTTCACTTTCGTTGTTTCTTCGATAGAAACCAATTTGCCTTTCAAAGTCAGAATGATCTGCTCTGCCGTTTTCTTACCGACTTTAGGTAAAGCGGAAAGACCTTTGGCATTACCCGCTTCAATCAATTCATGAATTTGCGCAGGACGACCGCCCGACAAAATGCTCAACGCCATTTTTGGACCGACGCCATTTACTTTCAACAGCGACAAGAACAAAGATTTTTCTTCTTTTGAGTGAAAACCAAAAAGCGTCAAAGCATCTTCACGCACGTGAGTGTGAATCCACACGATGATGTCTTTACCTAACAACGTTTGGAAGTCTTCCAACGTATAAGCTGAAGAATAGATTTCATAGCCTACGCCATGTACGTCAATAAGTGCTGAGTCGCTCAACACTTCAATAATTTTTCCGCGTAGGTACCCGATCATAAATTCACCGCTCTTTGTATAACTAATTTCTTTTTAATTTCGAAAGCATGATAGCAAGCCATCGCCAAGGCATCGGAAGCATCGATGCGATTGATCGCTTTGATGTTCAAGATGGCTTTCAAAACCGCTTGCACATCTTCTTTGCTGGAACCACCGTTGCCAGTGATTCCTTTTTTGACAGATCTTGTGGCGTACTCTTCAACCTTGGCTTTACCAAGTCCGGCTTCGTACATAATCACACCACGCGCGTGACCCAGCTTAAATGCACTGTCAGCATTTTTCCCCAGAAAGATTTTCTCAATCACCACTTGATGAGGTTTGTATTTCTCCATGACTTCGCGAAACGCAGAGCCAAGTTCTGCCATACGCACAGGAAAGTCTTCCTCTGCATCAAGCAAAATCACACCGTGATTGATATGTTCAATTTTTCCGTTTTCAACGCGCACGACGCCGAAACCAGTAATGCGGGAACCCGGGTCCACACCAAGAATCGTCAAACTCATAGAGATAATTTCACGCCGAAGGTATTGCTTAGTCAATGAATCTGCTTTAAGATTTTTTTATCGAAGACCGGAGAACGCGGATTGATGCCGAAAATTGAAGCTAGCGCAGTTGAAAGATATCAGAATATCCTCGCAAAAGACCCTGCGTCTCAGGTTTTCGCGCCTTTGGCTGAAGCTTATCGCGAGATGGGCATGGTGAAAGAGGCTCTGGCAACTGTGACTGCGGGCGTTCAACGCCACCCGCAATTTGTGGGAGGATTGGTCACATACGCTAAAATTCTGCGTGACACCGGAAAATTTGCTCAAGCTTTAGACATTCTGAAACGCGCGACAGGCTTGGCTCCCGAGAATATCTTAGCTCATCAATTAACTGCGGAAGTTCAACTTGCGAATAAAAATCCGAAGGAAGCATTGAAGGCTTTCAAGATGGTTTTATTCTTAAATCCGAACTCTCAATCAGCGCAAAAAGCTGTGCAGAAATTAGAATCTTTGACTGCGGACGAATACGACGAAGAAGTTTTCGCGATGGCGAAACTTCCACAGGTCAACTTAGATGCTCCGCCTGAAAAACCAGCACCGGAAACTCCCGCAATTCCAGAGCCGATGTACAAACCTGCACCACCGCCTAAAAATAAGGCGATGGAACGAATGTTGTCTTTGATTGATGCCTTCATCGTGCGCAACGATTTAGAAAAAGCGCATGCTCTTTTAAAAGATACACGTGTGGAATTTGGCGATCATCCCGAAATTCAAAGACGTATGAAGACCCTTCAAGTTCGTTATAATGAACCTGAAGAGCCAATGCCACTGAAGCCTTTGCGCTCGCGTGAAGAACTCATCCAACAAAAGAAGCTCGAAGTTTTAGAAATGATGCTTCGCAAAATCGAAGACTATCGCTCTCAGATTTGACTTCCCCCCTGCGTTCTAGGCATATTGGTTCTTTCCAATTGAAAGAGGACTACTATGTACGAAACGTCGGATTTTAGAAAAAACTTGAAGATCATGGTTGAAGGCAAGCCTTACGTGATCGTGGATTTCCAACACGTTAAGCCTGGTAAAGGCAACCAATTCACTCGCACAAAATTGAGAAACATGCTGACAGGTCAAAACCTTGAAGTAACTTTCAAATCTGGTGAAAAATTCGAAGTACCAAACGTTGAAAACAAAGAGATGAACTTCTTGTACAAAGACGACACTGGTTTCAACTTCATGTCGAATGAAACTTACGAGCAAATCGCAATGTCTGAAGAAGACCTTGGCGAATCTAAATACTACCTAACTGAAGGCCTTAAAGTTGTAGTTCTTTTCTACAATGAAAAAGCTGTTGCAGTTGACGTTCCAAAAGCTGTGAACTTGGCAGTTGCTAAAACGGACCCAGGTATCAAAGGTGACCGTGTTACTGGCGCAACTAAACCAGCAACTATGGAAACGGGCTTGAATGTTGGCGTGCCTTTGCACATCAACGAAGGCGACGTTCTTCGCATCGATACTTCGACTGGCGAATACGTAGAGCGCGTCAGCCAAAAGTAATTGGCAAAAATAGTTCGATAACGCGAAATATTAAGTCTCCGCAAACACTCGTTTTTATATAAAAATACGAGTGAACTTTAGACTCCCGCGCAAGCGGGAGACTGAAGGCAGCGTAGGAGACTTTTTTCTTGTCCACTTTCATTGAGTTAGAAATTCAAAATTTGCTGAATCAGACTCAAGATCTTGATGAAGTGGCCGCACGTTTAACGAGTGCACTTGAATCTTCTCCGGACCAATTTACTTCCGACAACATCACAGCTTATGCGCGCTTCTTGAATGCAAGTGGTAGACACCACAAGCTGACTGAATTTATTTTGCATCACCTTGATAACGAAAACTTCCCAGTACCCTGGCCGTATTTTTTTGAAGCCTTGGGACATTCCACTTTAGAGCTTGATGCAAAAACTGTAAAAGCCGTTGTTGAAGGTGTGATCGAAGCCGGCGCTGAAAGCGAAGCTTCACGCTCACAGGCTTTGAACAAGTACGAACCGTTGATTGGCGAATGGCGTAGCAATCGCAAATACAAAATTCACCGCGACTATTCGAAAAACAAAAAGGCCCTGCTGGATCAATTGATCACTCTGCGCACGCAGCAATTGTACGAACAAGAAAAAAATCTTCTGCAACGTCTGCAAAAACTTTATCCAGGTGATAACGACATCCAACGCGAAGTTCGTGAACACCAGCAACGTTATGCTTTAGAGATTCTTTCGCGTCGCTCGCCAAAAGCCCGCACTATCACTGCGGAAGATTTGCAAGTTCGCGATCCACAAGTTGAAGAGACTTTGAAAATCGTTTTGCAATCCATGCTTGAACACGCAGAACAAGAACCAGATATGGCTTTTGATTTTGCCGTCGCAGCGTTCATGCTTGAAGGCTATGAAGAAGCTTTAGCGATTTTAAAATTCTGCGAACCTACAGAAGCATTATTGTGGTTGCACCTTGAAGTTCTTTTGAAGTGCCGTCGCTTTGTGGAATTGCTGACTGGGATTGCACACGTTGAACTTTCTTTATCTCATGATCCGGAAACTTTCTTTGCAACAGCGTACTTGCGTGCGCAAGCATTGTGGGGCTTGGGACAAAAACATACAGCCATTGAAGTGATGGAAGGATTGCTAGCCTCTCGCCCTCACTATCGCGCGGCAAGTGCTTTGCTTAGTATTTGGAGCGGTCAATGAAGCGCGTCTTCTGGATCCTGATCACTCCAACATTGGTGTTCTTGATTTTGTGGGGCCTTGGCAGTTGGCTGATCATTCCGCGTGTTGAGCAATGGGCCCTTAAGGAATTGCAAAGCTATTCGAAGTCATCCCTGCCCGTCGATATTTCTGCGGCAAAATTGCGTTTGCGTATTTTACGTCCCTCGCTTTCGATGGAAGACATTCAAATTACTCCAAAGGGTGATTTGACGAAAATGCTTTCAAACATTCGTATCGCCAGTGCGCGTGTGCATTTGGATTTCTTCCAATTGCTTGGCGGTCGAGTCAATCTTTCGGCAGTGGTTGTGGATACACCGGAAGTTCGTATTAACGTTGATTCTTTATTGGAAGATAAGACTCCATCCAAACCACTTCCCATTGATGAGATCTTTGCGATCACAGAAAAACTTCCGCTACAAAAAATCTTTGTTCAGAATGTTCACGTGTTAGTTGAATCACCTAAAGCCGGTTTTGCAGTTGAAGTGCAAAATGGTGGTTTGCTTTTAACAAACATGGGCAAGAACATCACAGCGAAGGCGGACGTTCCTAGCTTGCAAGTGAATATGAAAGAATTCGGCAACTACAGCGGTTCTTTCGACACACACATGTATTTAACTCGTCAGTCATTGCGCATTTTGCAGTTAGGCGCTCATCTTGATCAATCCGAATTCATTGTGCGTGGCGAGCTGACGCCGTTTAAAGACATCACGGTTAAACCCGCTGGTGTTATGTCACTATCTGCAAAAGTTTCTTTGGCAGACGTTTTTAATGAACTGAAAAAAGCTCGCCCCGATTTGAAGCTGCCTGAACTTTCGGGCAACGTAACGACAGAAGCAGAAGCTCGTTTCAATGGTACGAATGATGTGCGCGGCAATGCGCAGATTACAACTCAAGCGGTTGTTGTCGGTAAATTCGAGTTGGGCGACGCAAGCATTCAGGGCCAATATAAAAATCGCGTCGTCTCGTTTTCAGAAGTGAATCTGAAACACCCCGCCGGCAATGCTTCTTTAACTAATTCACAAATTGATCTAGATAATGGCATTTCGTTTAAGACTCGTGCCAAAGTGGAATCTTTGGATTTGCAGAAACTTTTTGTTTCTATCGATCTTAAAAATATTCCAGCGGGCCTTGAAGCCAGCGGTGAGTTCCCGTGTTCAGGCCAGGTGAAGCCTAATTTTTCGGTCGTGTGTGATGGCGCAAAACTTTCTGCCAAAGATATTTGGGTAAAATCTGAAAACAATAAAAAAGGCACGGCTATCTTAAACATCAATACGATGAGTGCCAATGGTCGCGTTGAAGTGACGTCACAAGCTGTGGCCTACAACGCCAACTTGGCCTTAGGCGATAGCACTGGCACAAGTGACGGCGTCATCGATTTCGATAAGGGCTTTAAGATCAATTATAAAACGAAAAGTCTGGATTTTAAGAACGTCAAAAATCTTGCGAATCTTAAAATGAAAGGCAGCGCGAGTATTGAAGGCACGACAGAAGGCAACTCTGACACCGCCACGTTCAATATGAGCCTCAATGCCCGCGATTTTGTTTTTGAAGATTTTGACTTAGGCAATGTCATTTCCAATGTCAGTCTTCTGCACGGTCACTTGTTGTTTAAAGATATCGCCGGTGCACAGAACAAAACGCAATACATTGGTGATTTGGACGTTGATCTTACGAACAGCCGCTTATCAGGACAGATTTCTTCACCGACAACAGAACTTGCTGATGTTGCAAAAATTCTGGATGGTTTCTATCGCTTCCCGATCGCTGTTTCTGGTACGGGTGCTGCAAAAGCCCACATTGATGGTCCACTGAATTTCTGGAAGATGAATTACCATGTGGAATCAAGCTTCAAGAACGTGGGCTTGGGGACTGAGAATTTCGATCAACTTCACTTCAATGTGGACGCGACGAATGGCAACTTGAAAGCCACGAAAGTTCAATTGTTGAAAAATGCGTCGGTCATTAATGTCACTGGCGGCATTTCTTCTGAACA containing:
- a CDS encoding asparaginase, which codes for MLSKQPIVIEVTRGAIVESSHNVVASVVNEAGHPLHSWGNTQFVTFPRSAIKMLQAIPLVESGAAEHFQLDDRMIALACASHRGEKEHLAVLHEWAEKVKIPESMYVCAPHLPYNEASAHDFIRRNLKPTVFCNNCAGKHSGIITTCMHLHEDPHGYENPEHPAQKRLRKVLSEATKFDHAKAIHGIDGCGIPTYAMPLQNIAHGMATFIDSKLTGARKTAVDRIIKAVTTNPFFISGSGEFATAVIEKTQGRAIVKGGAEGVMAGFIPAKKVAFALKCSDGAGRATQLATVQLLVQLGGMTIDEAKALSQFSQPKVTNWKGDVVGQLRIAKPQ
- a CDS encoding M15 family metallopeptidase; protein product: MKFRFVFLSLMTSATATISAASPPPALQCLWASYHNFKISADHRELIFADNGVLPFSNITSEEFFKNFAVLAETPTAADQMFFVPYKSGFATDAHGNKILPPPTEREEAGRIRFEPFFLKSYGDRPAVVEKDLVSVVWVDGKKVSFNRRYGAATALQKVSEQLSALLKTHPEYKKFVVSPLGGTYNWRVVAGTKNLSVHSFGVAIDINLDHSNYWKWEMKDGRITYNNAIPFEVVEVFERNGFIWGGKWHHYDTMHFEYRPELLISSDACATEFLKYRD
- a CDS encoding carboxymuconolactone decarboxylase family protein, translating into MLNWNEYISEIKTRMSGIAKLNPDVIKGYAAISGAKPADPKLDAKTRELIALAVAVTRQCDGCIVVHTDAAKKHGATQAEIMEALGVAVAVNAGAALVYSARTMDAFENLK
- the ruvA gene encoding Holliday junction branch migration protein RuvA: MIGYLRGKIIEVLSDSALIDVHGVGYEIYSSAYTLEDFQTLLGKDIIVWIHTHVREDALTLFGFHSKEEKSLFLSLLKVNGVGPKMALSILSGGRPAQIHELIEAGNAKGLSALPKVGKKTAEQIILTLKGKLVSIEETTKVKSETLTQITSALLNLGYKSQLVDQFVSGLPTDISLEDGVRKGFQTLSGSLS
- the lpxC gene encoding UDP-3-O-acyl-N-acetylglucosamine deacetylase; this translates as MFLQKTIRKRTVVNGIGIHSGDPCTLTFRPAPPDTGVYFIRSDLPGSPSLKVSARNVNATSHQTTIGGEKFSVATIEHCVSALSALRIDNIFIELDGPEIPICDGSAGAFLKALLDVGIVEQDQPRKYCYITEPIYFSEGDKHAYVVPYHGLRVTVTIDFPHPKIGKQTVDLDVNEQSFGRDIASARTFGFLKDVEALQARGLAKGGSLDNCVVLDNEAVVNPEGLRWADEFVRHKALDALGDLVTLEMPLMGHVVLYKAGHDVMNKLVKKIWDSPNSYRHVELGADISEEVQRYSGWSLPTL
- the ruvC gene encoding crossover junction endodeoxyribonuclease RuvC; the protein is MSLTILGVDPGSRITGFGVVRVENGKIEHINHGVILLDAEEDFPVRMAELGSAFREVMEKYKPHQVVIEKIFLGKNADSAFKLGHARGVIMYEAGLGKAKVEEYATRSVKKGITGNGGSSKEDVQAVLKAILNIKAINRIDASDALAMACYHAFEIKKKLVIQRAVNL
- the ruvB gene encoding Holliday junction branch migration DNA helicase RuvB, producing MDSDMTDNVSSGGGEKAWENELRPHDFSAFAGQDIVKDKIKVFVAAAKLRQEPLDHVLLSGPPGLGKTTLAQIIANDLGSDIKMTSAPAIDKKGDLAAILTSLKPNSVLFIDEIHRLSRHVEEYLYTAMEDYYIDIVTGDGLGARSMKFQLAPFTLVGATTRAGLLNPPFRDRFGIVERLQFYDKAALQKILMRSAEILKVEMDEQGAAEVARRSRGTPRIANRLLKRVRDYAQVKGNGRITQEIAIYALNQLGVDHYGLDLMDRRILSLISEKYSGGPVGIDTIAAALSEERDTLEEVYEPFLIQEGFIQKTPRGRVITEFAKNTLMESIDLDK
- a CDS encoding helix-turn-helix domain-containing protein; this encodes MQLRNIALKNFTKDQRVELYSAFFISSGQGTCQIDGGIYSFKSPCLIFVTPFQSLQIAMHGTAAKAQVLEFHGDFYCIEFHKPEVACNGLLFNNVYLSPVLALNKADLPRVKDLFNQIAIELKLKTQDHSILTSYLQLFLALTSRIKRKDLKQGPLLTRRDEQMEKFKSLIDEHFLTKRSPAEYADLLNMTANALTKKSARYFAKSPSQLIQERVVLEAKKKLHLTYESVKEIAFSLNFEDEHYFSRFFKKAVGVSPQVFRQKNGISIVADLST
- a CDS encoding tetratricopeptide repeat protein → MPKIEASAVERYQNILAKDPASQVFAPLAEAYREMGMVKEALATVTAGVQRHPQFVGGLVTYAKILRDTGKFAQALDILKRATGLAPENILAHQLTAEVQLANKNPKEALKAFKMVLFLNPNSQSAQKAVQKLESLTADEYDEEVFAMAKLPQVNLDAPPEKPAPETPAIPEPMYKPAPPPKNKAMERMLSLIDAFIVRNDLEKAHALLKDTRVEFGDHPEIQRRMKTLQVRYNEPEEPMPLKPLRSREELIQQKKLEVLEMMLRKIEDYRSQI